The genomic window AAGGACAAACAGTGTTAAACTTTGCTGTACTTGAATTAGATCAATGGCAACAGAACTTCCATTGACCATTGAGTGTTACAACATCATGAGAATGAGAGCCCAAGCCAAAAGGGAAGAGAAGAGGCCACCTCTTCAACATCTTCCGCTATTTCCATTAGCTGGACCATATTTTTACACTGTACAAAAGGGTAGCCCTTGTACTAAAtaccaactatttttttttccttcaggAGACTGAATAACCTCACAGGATTATCCATTATGCTCGTGTTTCAGGCGGCCTTTAAGAATTCCTGGAACTGGAGGTGAAGAAGAAAGCCGGCCTGCAGCAGCACCTGGTCTCGAAGGAAGAGGCAATGAATGCTGGTAAGTGACAAGCATGTTGGAGCTTTCCCCACCATTTGCAGCTGGAGTTTCATGTTCTCCATTGTTTCTATTTGTCCCACAAAGATTCATAGCCTTCATCACATATGCATCATCATGCAATTCAAATGGGGTGCTGCAAGCATGACCAAAGTGCTTAGATATACATAGGCATGAGAGTGAAACAAGAATGTAGCTATCAACCAGATGAAACCGCAAGTTACTCATATATATCACACAATGAAATGTGACTTGCCTGTTGAAGTCAAAATGCACCAGCTGCATATCTTCAGATATTTCCACCTCAACAGTCGCATGCGGACGTGTCTTTGGAAGGTCATGAAGCAAACAAAAAGAGGCATTCAAAATGAATGTAATCCATAATGATCTTATATTCAAGCACCTCGTTCAACAGtgttatatttcattttatgtatCATTCAGGGTTTAAATTTGTACTGTTGAACTtcaaggaaataaagaaaaataaggcaAGTTTTTCAGATAAAGAACAATAAGTTTCCTCAACTGCCAAATAAATGATATTGTGcaagagaaaatttttcataaattacATTATAAGAAAGAATTATGTTTTCCCTAAAAAGTTAAACCATGAAGGATAACAAAATATAGTACCATAAATAATGAGAGGACAAGTGCAAAGGCATACACACCTGAACTAAGATGAATGGTAAATGCAAATATGAAGTATTATTGTCCGGATCATGCGATTGTTCATTCCTCTGTACAAGATTTTGAAGACCAACTATCTACAAGAAATACCATCTTCAACCAGTCAGAACCTACGTTTAAAGGTGCAAAAAAGACAGTGGCCCAATGAAGCAACATACAATTGACTAACAAACAACAAGGATTGGGAACCATCCATATCAAGTATGAAACGGCTTCAACTGAAAGTAGGAAAGGAAGCATGAATGATATGCCATACTTGTTCTTCAAGCTCTTGCAAGTAAgcagttttcttttcaatcctGCTTCTCAAAGCAATGCGTTCTGCCTGTCATAATTCAAATAAACAGTGAACCAAATGGTATCTTACCCATAAGAAGTGGTTTCACAGTAATGGAGCTGCCCAAAGTAGCATAAAAAAACATTCAGAAAACAATGAACCTTGAGCTCCTCAATATCATTCAAGCTAGTGCGAGGCAATCCTTTCCATTGTATTTCCTTCTTATCTTTTGATATAATATCCATTGCCATGAGAACGTTTAATGCATCATAGACCCTTCGACGtatatttttctcatcaaattgTTGCTGCAACTCACAAAGCTACAAGTGTCAATAAAACTTCACAATTGCAGCAGGTGAAGGGAACCATGTTTTAGTTGAAATTGACAAACACACCTGGTCAGGAGATGCAATGCTACTAGGATTTGCAAATTCTGCTACAAGTTCATCGGCAACCTGAAAATATTCAGATTACTAGACCAGGTTATTGTGAATGgatgaaacaaaaaaacttatctgtggaacattttcaaaaccaatatatttatatttataacaCTTCTCATTTCTTTCTGTCTTTTTTCTCAAGCAAGCCAAGCAAAGTAGTCAGATAAACATATTACcagcaaaaagaagagaagatgggTGACTTTTGCAATCATTACAATCTTTCAGAAAAGGAAAGTAGTAAAAATATAGCATTGATGTAATTACTGAAGAAAGTGACCACAGAAAAAGGACAAACAAAGAAATAGTTAACTAGAATACAATAAGCTAAATGCCAATTATGATAACTTGGGTCAATTGCTGGACAAGGTGAGTATGAGTGGTATA from Nymphaea colorata isolate Beijing-Zhang1983 chromosome 6, ASM883128v2, whole genome shotgun sequence includes these protein-coding regions:
- the LOC116256845 gene encoding transcription factor-like protein DPB, which gives rise to MIPPSSHANSSPAFTVQRRESERGGKGEKTKTERALSLRCKSPPFFSHFLFSYHLSSYTSFLSLCFFSRSSWRGNSIFETLIRARVGIWILLSFAVMANGGNGDQSLNEGDGGESNANFQRVARSWTGQGQSVSLSTSGSAGGSPTSRSEPAVAMTPAADEGAFARLNHLDIHGDDEAFPSNVGGKKKKRGTRAVTGDKSGRGLRQFSMRVCEKVESKGRTTYNEVADELVAEFANPSSIASPDQQQFDEKNIRRRVYDALNVLMAMDIISKDKKEIQWKGLPRTSLNDIEELKAERIALRSRIEKKTAYLQELEEQIVGLQNLVQRNEQSHDPDNNTSYLHLPFILVQTRPHATVEVEISEDMQLVHFDFNSTPFELHDDAYVMKAMNLCGTNRNNGEHETPAANGGESSNMLVTYQHSLPLPSRPGAAAGRLSSSPPVPGILKGRLKHEHNG